A window of Aequoribacter fuscus genomic DNA:
GAAGAGAACTAGTTGACCGGATAGCCCAATGGGGCTCCATGCTGGCGCTGAGTCCGTAACGTCGAAAAATGAATTGTCGCTCTCATCAATGTTAACAAGCGTCAATCCTCGAGTCATCGACGATACTGCATATGTCTCAGAGCTTATGCGAGAGAAACCAGTTAACTTAGTTGGCCATGAAATATTGCGTACCACCGCATCGCCCAAGTTGTTAATCCTTCTAGTGATTGTTTGACCACGGGTTCCGATGATTAAAAAATCATCTAGTTTGTATATATTCATTAATCTTGTTTCTGGAATGTCTTCAACTTTAGAAGCAGGGCAATGAATTGATGTTCCATCTCTTTCTGCGACCGCTAAACCAGCATAGGTTGCAAGGATGAGGCGATTGTGAGATGCGAAGACTCCGCCGACATCATTTGATGCTAGTCCGCACGATTCTGAATCAACAACACTTATTTCGTCTTTCTTCAAAAAGGAGACACCGGAGTATGTGCCTAGCCAGAAGATCCGGTTAGATTGCCTTAGAATAGAGGTCACAAAATTAGACTTAATTCTACTGTTGGATTCATTTTTTACCGTTACGTTGCCGGAGTCTTGATCTATGAGCAACAGTCCGCGATGAGATCCGAGGATTATTGTGCTATCTGACAGGCCAATACTCGTAATTTCTGTTTCTAAAGGTAACTGGTGAGAAATCTTCGTGTTGCCATTGATCTCCAAGATAACGTTATTCAAGGAGTCGACTCTTAACAGCTTTATTTCTTTGCCGCTTTTCGATAGGTGAAAGTGATTTTTTTTATCGGCTTGTGTCGTATAAAAATGTAAATCTGGAATGTCTGCTCTCTCGAACGCTAACTTAATCAGCTCCGCGCACTCGTTGAAGCTGCCCTCGCTACAGGATGAGGTGCTAGAGCGATATAAAGATATCTTGTCGTTCTCATCGGCGTGCGATGTATAGGTATGAACTTCTCCACTTGTTGTTATTGCAAGGAATTGCGTTTCGCTAAAAACTAGTACACCGCTTACGGGCGCATAGTTTCTCGTTTCAATATGCACGAATTTGTTTAGATCTCTGTCTAAAAACCAAAAGCCGTCATCATCGGTTGCGGCGATCAAAAATTGGTCAAGTTCAAACAAGTGGTAGACCTCAGATAAGTCATAGCTATTTGTCTTACCATTTTCTGTTTGTCGAGGTTGGTAGGGCTCGTATCTATGGATTTTGTTAGTAGTGCTTATCCACGCTGCTCCCGTGCTGTCAAGAAATACTGTTTGTATAGCTCCGTTGAGATCATTGAGGTGATTACTTGGGGAGAAAACTGACACCAACCCGTTGGCGGCGATATTCGTGGAAAAAATAAGCGTCAAAAAGCTAGCGAGGATTAAAAAACTTTTCTTTAGCATACTGCATCACGGCCGATTTGAATTCGTAAAACTCATTTTCTATTAAATCTTTCAACTCGCTGTGGTCTTTGGTTGCATTACCCATTTCAATGTCTTTCCCGATACGGGCTAGCTTCAGAGATCCAATATTCAAAGATGCCGACTTAATAGCATGTCCTAAAGCTACGAGACTATCTGAGGTCTCATCTATAGGGTTCTCCATCAGAGTCGTCTTCTCAAAAATAGTCTTTTTGTAACTGTCTAGTAAAACATCAAGGTTTGAAGGATTATCTTTAAATATAGATAAAATCTGATCAATAACGGCTTCATCAACTGTTCCCTCGGTGTCTGTTGCCTCAAGCTGTGGTGGAAGTTGTAGATCATTTTTGCCTGAGATTTCTTCGATTAGCAGACTTATCTTCTCATGAGTGAAGGGCTTTTCTATTACTAGATTCATTCCAGAATTAATGCAGGCTTCCTGCTCTTCTCCGGTGGTGCCTGCTGTTACTGCGATAATGAATGGCTCAGTATTGATAGTCGCAGAATATTCCCTGATTCTGCGGGTCGCCTCAAGCCCATCCATTCGAGGCATTTGGCAATCCATGAATATTAAGTTGTGCGAAGTCCTTTTATATTTTTCGATCGCCTCTATCCCATCGGAAGCTAAATCACATTCAATACCAAAATATCTTAATGTCTCGGACATGATTTTTCTGTTTATTTCAATATCGTCTACCACAAGAACTTTTAGGCTGCTTTTGCGCGCTTTAGTCTCCATTAGCCTGTCATCTTCTTGATCTTCCGATGTCGATAAAGAGCCAAATGATTTTATTAACAGCTCAGATGTGGTTGGAAAAGGTAATGAATCATGAGTATTAGGAATATTTTTATAACTCCACAGAATTGTGTTGCTGTTGTCTATCGATGAAAGCTCAATGGTCTGGATGTCATCTAGGAAGGGAATAGGCGCCACGTTAGCATGCTTTCTGTAGACTCGATCCAGCTGCTGTGAGAAATAATGAGCCTCTCGTTTACCTAAATTTCCGCGTACTTCAGGGGGGGTAACTACCCTTTTAAGTTCATTCTGCTCTGCAACTGAGACAGGAATAAGCAAAGTCACTTTTGTTCCCCAGCCTTTTTTCGATTGAATCTTTAATTCGCCGCCGAGAAGAGCGCTAAACTTTTGCACTATCGACAAACCTAGACCTGTCCCTGCGAAATTTTTTGAGAAGCTTTGTGTTGACGCTTGGCTGAATGCTTGGCTGAGTGTCGCGATTTCGTTCTTGTTTACTCCTACTCCGGTATCAGTCACGGAGATCATAAGCAAGCCCATTGATTTGTTATGCTCAGCGCTAGTAAGCTTCAGGCTTACGTGGACTTGTCCCTTTTGGGTGAACTTGATGGAATTACTCACTAAATTTGCGATCATTTGTCTGATTTTTTGTTGATCGCTGATTACCTCTCTATCTGATTCTAATGTCCAATCCGCAGTTAGGTCGTTGCCATTCTGGGCTGAAAACCCGTGATACAAGAAGATCGTCTCTTCCACGAGATCAACACAATTAAAGCTTTCTAGGTTTACATCCATTCTACCGGCCTCTAACTTCGAAAAGTCGAGGATGTCGGTCAAAGTCAAGAGTAAGCGTTGGCCTGAATATCCTATTGAATCAACGTAGTTTCGTTGTTCACTTGAAAGATTGGTTTTCTCAAGAAGCTCCTTAATCCCGAGTATTCCATGCAACGGCGTGCGGATTTCATGCGAAATCGTCGAAATAAATTGAGTTTTAGCTTGATTTGCTTTTTCTGCGACTGCAGTGGCCTCGGCGAGTTCTTTTGTTCTTTTTTCTACCTCGCATTCAAGAAGTTCTTGTTGTTGCTGAGCTAGTAGCCATTTTCTTTGACTTAAGTATCTAAAATAAAGGCTGATACCGATGATAAACACCGCATAAAAGACGTAGGCAGTCCTCGTCAGATATATTGGGGGATTAACTGTAACATTGGCTGTTATCGTATTGGATCGCCATTCACCATAAGAATTGGTAGATTGTACTTCAATTGTGTGACGCCCCGGCGTGAGAGCTGGGAGATTAAGTGAGGAAACTCCCGGTAGCTCAAACCAGCGCTCTGATAATGAGGAAATCCGGTATCGATAATTGATATTTGATGGGTTAAGAAAATCTAAAGACGAGAACTCGAGAGATAAATCCTCATATTGGTTTGGTAATGTTAGAGTAATCTGAGAGCTTTCTTTGTTGCTTGGAAAAATTTTGCGTCCGCCCGTCAAAATTCTAGTAAAGACTAAATTTGGACGAAAATTACCTTCAAAATTAGCACTAGGGTTTATTATGTTGAACCCTTTGTTTCCGCCGAATATTAGCGACCCGTCTCGAGTTTTTGAGAAAGCGGCATGATTGAACTCAGAATCTTGCAGCCCGTGGAGCGGTAAGAAGTTATATATCCTCAAAGATTCGGTATCTAACTTGGATATACCCTTGTTGTGCGAGAACCAGATGTTGTTTTCTTCGTCACTACCAATTGCATATATATCATGGCTTCGAAAGTGCAATGTGTCAGAGAAGTTGATTACTGAGGGCTCGGGAGACGTAATTGATTCAGCGTCAATTTTTGAAAGAGCGCCACTTTGAGTGCCGATCCATAGGTCGTTATTAGCCGAGAGATATAGATACCAAGGCATGTTTGAGAGCAGGTTGTTCGGCTGTCCTACGTCATTCCCGATGCTCGTCAGTCGCCGCTTTTCTATCTCATACCTAAAGAGGCCGCGATCTGATCCGATCCATAGATTCCCATGTTGGTCATGTTCCAGAGAGATTGAGAAAGACAATTTTGATGATGCGATTTGATCAGTAAGAGAAATATTTTCGAGATAAGTGCCGTCGTCGGAGACTGTGAAGATTCCGTCTCCCCAAGTAGAGATATAAATTCTGTCGTTAATATTTTTGATGTCGGTTATACCAAGATTTTCAACATTTGTTGCTGGCTCAGCTTTTGTAAACTGGAATATGTCTCCACTCTGTTTAGATACTTTGTACAGTCCATTGGAAAGTGTGCCTATCCAAAAATGTGTGGATGTCTCTTCGAAACACATTACTGCGCTATTTGATAGTTCGGTCGCATCTAGTCCAGACCAGGACACGTTGCGCAACAAGTTGTCTGTCAGTGAGTAAGAGAATACGCCACGAGAAGTACCGACCAGAACGGTTTCTTTTTCTGTTGCTAACAACGAATTTACCTGCCTGGATTCCAGAGCAGTATTAGGTCCTATAAGTTCGAAGAGTGTTTTTGTGCCTTCAGCGACACCGTTAAAAGTCCCTATCCATATTAGGCCCGATCGGTCCTCAGTGATGTCCAAAATCTGGCTGTCAG
This region includes:
- a CDS encoding hybrid sensor histidine kinase/response regulator, whose product is MIWLLTQEGLNRYDGVSVTQYRPSTSNKNSLSHQAVTNIVQDEYDTIWVATAGGGLNRFVKEIDGFDRPLGVKGPNFIYGMTVDPIGRLWLGHGPSASNLFSLYDQNSGEILSFGKPGDSTIRIFRVYQDHKMLLGADGRNPLMIASLSSPSEMRPVRIFDENDALVTNFRVHDILVNSDDTLIIGTDNLGTFTLDLKEIDGDTEYTANIQKRITREETFSIHYSKSKRKFMLGTRPGLILLNENLDLIDTFDSFNSSIPDSQILDITEDRSGLIWIGTFNGVAEGTKTLFELIGPNTALESRQVNSLLATEKETVLVGTSRGVFSYSLTDNLLRNVSWSGLDATELSNSAVMCFEETSTHFWIGTLSNGLYKVSKQSGDIFQFTKAEPATNVENLGITDIKNINDRIYISTWGDGIFTVSDDGTYLENISLTDQIASSKLSFSISLEHDQHGNLWIGSDRGLFRYEIEKRRLTSIGNDVGQPNNLLSNMPWYLYLSANNDLWIGTQSGALSKIDAESITSPEPSVINFSDTLHFRSHDIYAIGSDEENNIWFSHNKGISKLDTESLRIYNFLPLHGLQDSEFNHAAFSKTRDGSLIFGGNKGFNIINPSANFEGNFRPNLVFTRILTGGRKIFPSNKESSQITLTLPNQYEDLSLEFSSLDFLNPSNINYRYRISSLSERWFELPGVSSLNLPALTPGRHTIEVQSTNSYGEWRSNTITANVTVNPPIYLTRTAYVFYAVFIIGISLYFRYLSQRKWLLAQQQQELLECEVEKRTKELAEATAVAEKANQAKTQFISTISHEIRTPLHGILGIKELLEKTNLSSEQRNYVDSIGYSGQRLLLTLTDILDFSKLEAGRMDVNLESFNCVDLVEETIFLYHGFSAQNGNDLTADWTLESDREVISDQQKIRQMIANLVSNSIKFTQKGQVHVSLKLTSAEHNKSMGLLMISVTDTGVGVNKNEIATLSQAFSQASTQSFSKNFAGTGLGLSIVQKFSALLGGELKIQSKKGWGTKVTLLIPVSVAEQNELKRVVTPPEVRGNLGKREAHYFSQQLDRVYRKHANVAPIPFLDDIQTIELSSIDNSNTILWSYKNIPNTHDSLPFPTTSELLIKSFGSLSTSEDQEDDRLMETKARKSSLKVLVVDDIEINRKIMSETLRYFGIECDLASDGIEAIEKYKRTSHNLIFMDCQMPRMDGLEATRRIREYSATINTEPFIIAVTAGTTGEEQEACINSGMNLVIEKPFTHEKISLLIEEISGKNDLQLPPQLEATDTEGTVDEAVIDQILSIFKDNPSNLDVLLDSYKKTIFEKTTLMENPIDETSDSLVALGHAIKSASLNIGSLKLARIGKDIEMGNATKDHSELKDLIENEFYEFKSAVMQYAKEKFFNPR